Genomic DNA from Elgaria multicarinata webbii isolate HBS135686 ecotype San Diego chromosome 2, rElgMul1.1.pri, whole genome shotgun sequence:
atgcacaagaattttcatgcagatattTTACCAAATATTTGCTAACAGATTTAGAAACATGACAGAATGATTTTTTTGCTTCagaaaaatgcaaacattgtagaaagacagatttgtccatctgacAAGGCAGCACTTTCTTAAATGCTGCACCAAAAACATACCTATCAATCAGAACAGCTAAAGAACTGGCTGGAACAACTGGTAACCTTATTGCTTTACAATATTTTTTTCAGATTCAGAACATTTAGAGATTACAAAGAGATGCTAATGTTAAACATTTCTGAAACCTGAAATATTAATGGGAATTGTACAACATAATGTTATCAATTTGACAAATATCAAAACAGTTTATTGTGGAACTATATTTTATCTACAGTTATAGCTTTTTCCATCTTACAGTCTGCATGTTTCACATATATAATGAAAAGAGGTATAATCCAGGAGTCCTCCATTTACCTGAAGAAACCTAACAGTAGCTAGTTTACCTCTACTCTGGAGGGAAAAAGTAATCTTAGAAGAACCATTTTGTAACACATCAACACCTATggcaggaaaaaaaccaaagtgcTTATTCATAAAGCAGCTTTCAATGGCCAGTAGCAGTTTCTGTCTGCCACATTGAAAAAAGAATTATTGGTACAGAAAACCAACACATTTATATTCTGATAAAAATGTTGGGCTTCATCCAATGTTGCACAATTGaactttcccatcctctcttcctccttcatacctgcaaaatctgctctggaggatcccccAACCCCCCAAAGCAGATTTGGGTGGACAGGGAGCTGCAGGGAATCTGCTCCACTGGCAGATGCTATTCCATCACTGGATGGACACAACTGGATTTCACCCATTCTTAGGAACTTAAAAGGTACTTTCCCACACAATAAAActgacctaggccatagctagacctaaggtttatccctggattgtccaggggtcaaacctgttcatctaggtgatacacaggggatccagtgcttaggcaggggcaaaccctggatgatcccaggataaaccttaggtctagctgtggccctattGTTCTTACTAACTTTCAACTTCTGTTTTCAGATCAAAAGTGGAAATGACTGCTAAATGCTGGATATTTTGGTCTCAAGACTGATTTTTAAGCCACCCCAAATAAAAGGGATGCTTTCAATTATTTTGTAAAGTGAGTTCCAAAACCTGAGGTGCAAAAACCTTGCTTACCTCTTACATGTAATTCAAAATGCTACAGAAATATCTGACTGGAATGTGTGAACTTCAAGAACACTGCTAACATTCAACTAATGCACACTGGTATTCtggctatacacacacacacacaacccccaaaCAGTTTGTGCACTTGGTCAGCATACTCAAGAGTGCCCACACAAGCTGACCTCCCCATTTATTTTCATGTGTACGTTCCTTCGCATGTACCCCTGAACAGAAATGAATAGGCAAAAGGGGTCAGTGTGCAAACTCTCAAGTGCCAACAAGGAACCACTGGATCACCACAGATGTCTATCATGGATGGGCAGAACTTATTTCATGTCTGATACTTTTCTAGGAAAGTATGAGAATcactctccccacctccctctgAAACACTGCATTTGAATACTGCATTTATATAGTTTACTCATACTCCAAAGTAGAATAGTCTACAGATGGGATAATAAGCAGTAAGTGATTCTCTTCTTCCATGTCGGGGCACCCAATTTTCACTGATTCCCCTTAGTCACTTGATTCCCTATCCCCTCTGAACAGGAATCAGGGGAAGCCTCCTGACAACTCCCCTACCAAGAGTTGGGGAAACCTCCAGAATATAATGGAATGTGGTGCAGAAAGGTGCAATAGGAAGAATAAGTTTGTGAAAATTGGGTTATACAAGCAGAAGCACTTCCTACTTAAGGCAAAGTtatcactggatacaacccataataCTGAAACTTCTGTTCTTGATAATAGCTCCAGTTTGATTACTATCACTCTACCTCTTACCAATATTTTTCATATAGATATTCTGAGGacagaaagattcctgaacatGTTACTCTTAGAGATTTAAACCATATTTTGATCATTCCATTTTCATACAATGTACTGTTTTGCAAATGCTGAGTTCCAAACAATTTATAAAGGTACTCTACAACATTACTCGAAAGTGCTATAGTAGTTTTAGTGATAGTTCTAAATCATTTCTTAACTACATAGATATCAAGGTGCTTTACACTGTTGTAGACTTGCAGTCTCGGAGGTTGCAGAGTCTACCGCTTCATGTTCCTGTTATCAAATCATAGCCACTGTGTTAtgaacttttcaaatacttatgTTACTAACATAATTCTGAAACTTAACATAACCTAAAATATTAGCATTGTAGTTACCTGTAGCTTAACTTTTAGCAAAAGCTATTTGTCACAAAGGGTCTAACAGTCTCAAGTTATAAAAGTTCAAAAATGTATTAAGAGATAGTCAAGTATCAGTATTTATAGGGAATGTTGAACAAGGAGTATACATTCTTGGTCACATAAAAAAAGATAGATATTTAATACTCTTAAGTCTCCAAAAACCTATTCACTAATAGATGTTCAGCAATGGTTAGAAACTGTAGAGCACCCTTGATACAACAGCATGGTAGTTAATAAACCTTATTTCTGTAGGAAAATGTAATTTATACTTAGTCCCACTGAAGTCTTAGAATGTATCAAAATAACCAACTTACTGTATTGTTTGTGCTATACCAAAGTGCTAAGAAACTATGTTATCAATGCAACCTATGACTGTTGAGTTAACACTTCTAAATAAAAGGATGAATCATTTGAAATGCTTGAAAACAAAAATTTCCTAAGTCACCAGAAACATTTTAGAACGCTATTTCTGAAGCCTGGATGTGAAAGTTTTGGCCACAAAAAAACATACAGGCAAAGCAAACGTTAAGCAAACTTTCAATCTCGCTTAAAGAGGTTTCAGATGAATTGGTATTGCTTTTGTTCAGGAATCTTAGTCTCTATCAGAGCAAAAGGATTTACCTTTAAAGCCATATATTTCTTGTGGCTCTTCAGTTGTAAAAGCAGTTAAAGTCTGGATACTAATCAAGGTTTGTCTTAAAAAGCAAACACTAACACAGGCCATAGTATTTCCCCTTCCAGGACATAGGAAAACGCACATTCTCAAACAGTTAAGTCAAGGTTTAAGATGTATTTTTGCAATTAATACAGTATTGTTATATTAACAATGTCAGAATACTTCATGTACTCTGAAGTGGTTGTCTAAAGAAGATACTTCATCGGCAAAATGAAGCTGGCTATTTACATTCACGCCAAGCTCTTCAAGAATTTGTACAAATCTCTTGTGCTCTTTTCCAATCCATGCCCTCATTGTATCAAATACCTGGTATGGTGTGACGTGAGCATTAACTGAAATCCCAGTCTGTGAAAAGTCTAGAAGCACATCAGGGTAGGTCACCCAAGTATTGCTTCCTCCAGAATGACCACCATCCAGCCAGTaaattgcttttatgttttttatgaagGCATTTATGTCCTTGTCCCTTTTTGCTTCCTTCAGTTCATGAAGTAACTGATTTAAGACAACACAACCTTTACTGAACCCTATCAAAGTGAATGACACTCCACCAATAACAGAAGGCTCAATAAAGCTCATTGTAGAATGATTGAAGCGTTCAcaatctctctccctttctgctgCTGGACATCCATTAGTAGTAGCAACCGTAGGTAAATCAGAAGTAATTGCCTTTGCATCTGTGCTGAAATCATACATGGCCTTCTGAGACAGCAAAACATTTTGAGCAAGCTTAAATGCATTAACTAGTAATGCATGAAGGTGTTTGAAGGCTCCAAAGTCAATGCTGTGTTCAGGTGCTCCAAACATATTGCTTGCCACAAAATTATCATagcagctgaatttgtgcaaatgcatacGGGAACTTTTTATAACCCAAATGTAACTGCCTGGGAAACGACGCCCAAGAATAGCAGCAACATTTTCTAAGCACCATCGTTCCCACTGGAAATTTTCTGGATGGCAAACCATAATTTCATGATAGTTCTGAAATAAGACAAGAGACAAAGAATGTCATTATTTTATAGCAAACTGCTAGAAAAAATACAAGTCATATGCACTTCTAAAATAAATGGTTCTTGCTCAAGTAAGTGAGAAAGGTTAGTAAGTGCtgttaacaaaaaaataataaggtATGCACTTGAAATGAAattggagaatgagactgaacaGCATAAAGTGGAAGATGTGCATTTTATCTGAAAGAAAATGTCAATGTTTGTAATTATGATCCTTGCTTTTCAGTATTTGGTTTTCAGTCTCTTtcttaataaattaaaatatctgGATCCCCCTTGCCCAGATAATGACATTTCCAACTGAAATATGAGGTTGGAGAATTAtaatttagaaaaagagaaaggcCTAACTTGTCAAGACGATGGAATTCCACAACTGGATTTCCCATCTCTTTAAATTTTAGTAAATAGTACACATTTCAGATTAGGGCTCAAGTGTGGTATGTGTGGGTGGTGGTATGTGTGGAGCAGCCTTTCCCACAGTACTATTTTTCTGATGATAATCATCttcccccaaagctgctattcaTATTTAAGGAGAACATATCTAATGATGGATCACCATTATCTCATTGGCAGCAATCATGCACAGTCGGGAGAACTTCactggacttacttccaagaaaacatgcaCAAGGGACAAGACAGAAATTACAAACAgcataaagttttaaaataaaactttttaaaatcattagACAAACTACTGTAGGTATAACAGCAGACataatagctaaatggaactAAACAGGAATTGGTCATCATCATTATGCCCTATTGGTGAGCATCCCAGGGGCATTTAGATGGTCACTGTTATAAACAAATCACTGGACAAGATAAaccttggttggatccagcaagTGACATCACTGAACACACTATTTATCTCTTTGCAGCTCAGATGAATCAGCATACAGTCCGCAAAGGCCCTTAATACAATATATTCAaccttttatttttataactACCCTGGAGTTTTTCTTTGAGGTTAGTGAGATTTATTTAGCAGTTTGAAGTTTGCACTTTTTCTGCTTTTGGGACTCCAGTaacacctccttttccccatgcATGCATTCTAATTAAGCCAGACTTCTGCTGAGCACAACTGGGCTAGAACAAAATACAGGACATATTTAGTTCCTCAggtaaccattttttaaaaaaaggggggagaacaATTACCACTTTCACTCCAAGTTTCATTAATTGAAGGTAAACCCTCACTAATCTCTCCACAATTATGGGTACAAAGCACCTTAGAATTCTGATCTCATCTGCCCTCATAGTTTAACTTTGAAATCAACAGCACTTGAGTTCTAGCTTACAATTGGTTTAAGCAGGTTTAactgtgttggactgtaactatAGTATCTGTAAAGTCTCCCCCTACCCTTTGTCCCCAAAAACTTATGCTGAGAGAAACCTACTCAGAGTGGCAATTCTACCTTCCCACCAAGGAGAAATAAAGGGCTCTGAGAGTAGGAAATATTCCCAAGCACCAGTTTTGCTCCATAATTGACACCAGCAACATAAGAATACAGACCATCAGCCACAACCCTGGACTGCATTTCTATTAATATTCTGCACATGATAACTTACACAAAATGGCAAACAGGGCTATGTTTGAGGAGAAAATTGCAGattcttaattttgtgaaccgtccagagagcttcggctattgggtggtatagaaatgcaataaataaataaatacatccaatatacccccccccaaagtcttTTGACTGAAATATTTAAACCTCAACTTTTACTTTATCAGAAGTTGAGCCTATAGAGCAATGAGGTGGCAGAATAGGAATTTATTGAAAAATACTATGTCAGTCAAGGCCTAAATGGAGACTACAGTTCCTTCCAGTGAAACACTTCTGATTCTGCATCTAGCATTTTTCAACAGGAAATTATCCCTTCAAAGTCTGAGGAAGactgagcaaataaataaataaataataaacaaaacccAGAAGATTTGCAGCCCCGAAATTTCATTCCCTTTCTGCCTGCTAAAGAAAGCTCATGCTCGttagagtaaataaataaacccaagtgCCTCACAGGACAGTCCtaggcaggcctactcagaagtaactcccagaggtcaatgggcttactcccaggtaagtgcgcaCAGGAAAAGATGCCACCGGTCTCTTCTGcaagccagtgtgcaccagttgctggggaacatgggtgggagggtgctgttgcaccatgtcctgcttgttcatccctggccggtggctggttggccgctgtgtgaacagagcgctggactagatggactcttggtctgatccagcatcagggctctttttacGTCATGATCCTTTCGCACGTTTCCTCGGAAGTAAGACAGCCCCGAGGCCTTTACAAGCCATTCCCCCACCTCCGAAAGGAAGCCTCGTCCTCTCTGACAGGAGACTGGGGTGGCTCGTTCGCCTACCTGCACGTCCCCGGGGAAATAGATGACATGATGCTGAGGCGGCTCCAGCAAGGCAGCAGAcgagggtggcagcagcagtacgTCGTTGGCTTTGAAGGGCTCGGCGCCCGGCACCTCAGACAGCCGCAGCAGGCTCAGCCCGGGCGAAGACGATGACGACGgggaggcgccgccgccgctaccACCACCGGCGGCGCCGCCTCCCCCTTCGCTAGagctcctgctgccgccgccgccgcccgagggcCCCGACAAGCAGGTAGCCGGAGCTCCACGCAGGCTCATAGTCCGCCCCAGGCAGAGCAAAGCGGGGGCGACGAGTCCCCTCAAAACCGAGGCGACAGGTGAGCACTGCCTGCTCATGGAGGCTCCTCTGCGCTCGCCCAGAGCTCCGCCTCCCTCGCGCGCTCTGCCAGGCCTCCCGACGGCTCCCGCagcccaaacaaacaaaccagccaaccaACCAACGGGCCTGGCCCGCACACACCTCCGAAGCGGCGCACTGCTGACTGCGCATGCGCCTGGTGAGTGGGCGGACCTTTCTTAGTAGGGGTACGGCGAAGACGAAGGGgagggttgagagagagagagagactcgcTTTTTCTATGATTGGCAGTTCGGGTTTCTTCCCAACGGTTGGATGTGAGGCGGAACGCGGGAAAATCAACGAGGAAAACcagcgggggagggggcaggcgaAGCGGGAGCAGACGGGTGAACGCATGCGCGCTGCTCAATTCTAGGACGTTTCAttccatctatataaataaaaatgtaaatgttcgttcgaaacagacgttatatctccgaaagttcttcaccgattgctttgaaattttgacacaacattgcattcgaatacgcgagcgttgttatgtaactatgttctatatggggacaaaagtttgtcttaaaatcgaagaaataggcctcctcaaaaccagtcctgctgatcattgtgacatcgccaaccagtaggccaatcctctgcctcctctcctatttgcatgttctcttctatttgctcttataggtcattgtgacattgccaactagtaggccaatccactgcctctgccttctctcctatttgcatgttctctcctatttgctcttataggtcattgtgacatcgccaaccagtaggccaatccactgcctctgcctcctctcctatttgcatgttctctcataattggctgagtgaatatagatgtcacacctgtgacagttacacgttctgaagaaaggtaactgccaggagtttccactaacctcctcaccataaaaacatccttttacaattcattgaaactcccacgtgcaacatttccaaagcatccggcatgggaaaaataatattacaaaaatgcaaacttattgtttgggatgaatgcacacaaaaaatcactcgaggctcttgatcgatcattgcaagatttgcgtggaaacaacagaccatttgggaacgcattaatattgcttgcaggaaatttcaggcaaacattacctgtaattcctcgatcgacaccagcggatgaaataaatgcttgcctgaaatactctactttgtggcgacacgtaaagacgttaaaattaactacaaatatgcatgtccagctgagatattctcacgtcaattgctggaaattgggaacggaaaggtgccggttgatctgacctcaggacgaattttattacctcataacttctgtaatttagtgacgtcaaaagaagaattggttgaaaaagtatttccaaatattcaaaccaattataagaatcacgattggctgagtgaatgagctattcttgcggccaagaacaaaaacgtctacgaacttagcaatattattcaatctaacattcaaagcgaggcagtcacatacaagtccatcgacactgttgtggaagcagatgaagcagttaattatccaacagaatttttgaattcactcgatctgacagggatgccaccgcacgtactgcaattgaaaatcagcctgccaattatcatgttgcaaaatatcaaccagccaaaactttgcaacggcacgcggcttgcagtaaaaaaattactgagcaacgtcatagaaggaacaatcttgacaggacctttcaaaggtgaagatgtcctcattcctcgcattcctatgattccaacagatatgccatttcaatttaagagattgcaattcccaattcgattggcatttgcaatcaccatcaacaaagctcagggccaatctttagaattgtgcggtttagatctagacacagattgcttctcacatggacaattatatgttgcgtgttctagagttggcaaaccagacaatctctatatctacacagacaatggaacaactaaaaatattgtatacccacaagcattgtgaaattaaacatattagaaacatctgctttgtctttttttttcttttcaatttaaccagactgagccacagcaacgtgtggcagggtacagccAGTAAGCAAATAAGAATCTTCTATTtttctaaaaacattttagatgtttctaaaaacatcttctaggtgttttttaaaaaaggtgtttaAAATTAATTCAGTTTATTTTTAAGTTGGAATGCACAATGGGAACAGGAGTTGGGGATTTGTGTGCAACCACTGGGAAGTGTAAATTTGTGCTGGAAAATTGAGAGGCAGGCAATGGGCCTGGAATCCAGGCATCTCCCTCTAGCACACACTGGAATTATGTTGGGAGACTCTGCCCAGAAGCTACCAATTATGGGATTTCTCCACAGGGTTTCTTGTTGCAATGGtcgctgccattttgaatattcagggtgcGCTGAGAGTCCACTGTAACTTCCCGTGAACCcaatgagggtgggttgttggagtggttaacaagctacccacaaccctaaaacaacccaGCCTTCCCAGGTTTGCAAAGAATGAAGCTGTGGTGGTGGCTTGGATTGGCAATCTGGCATCGATGGATTCCCATAACCCACTTTACCTAATAAGCCATGGTAGACTGCAGTGATtgtgatggccccagggagaggtttcatctctctaatgaatgtcatgtgccaagggttaaagatggcttctctgccaaagggtggctacatgtggctatatgacagatttgcattccttaatggtggacatcagacaaagggaaaaactttcaaccaatggagcatcgaatgtaacctatgactcattgagattgtgcaccttaatttgaaaattgaatgtaacttaacttgctaatccagaactgaccaatagaagggttagaaagagacgaacaccctcttgtagtcagggcctatatatactgtgagattcctttgttctgggtgcctccatcttgtggaacggGAGAgtgcccccatactgcagtatcggaagtaaatgcattaagtgtattctccagcctcgtgtgtttgattggctattaacgcgccagggaagcg
This window encodes:
- the C2H2orf69 gene encoding mitochondrial protein C2orf69 homolog, giving the protein MSRQCSPVASVLRGLVAPALLCLGRTMSLRGAPATCLSGPSGGGGGSRSSSEGGGGAAGGGSGGGASPSSSSSPGLSLLRLSEVPGAEPFKANDVLLLPPSSAALLEPPQHHVIYFPGDVQNYHEIMVCHPENFQWERWCLENVAAILGRRFPGSYIWVIKSSRMHLHKFSCYDNFVASNMFGAPEHSIDFGAFKHLHALLVNAFKLAQNVLLSQKAMYDFSTDAKAITSDLPTVATTNGCPAAERERDCERFNHSTMSFIEPSVIGGVSFTLIGFSKGCVVLNQLLHELKEAKRDKDINAFIKNIKAIYWLDGGHSGGSNTWVTYPDVLLDFSQTGISVNAHVTPYQVFDTMRAWIGKEHKRFVQILEELGVNVNSQLHFADEVSSLDNHFRVHEVF